ACAACCTTTGCATTATCGGATTAGGCTTTGACCCTATTTCTAAAAGAGAGGATATAGAATTTATTCCTAAAGATCGGTACCGCATCATGCGAGAGTATATGCCTAAAGTTGGTTCTAGAGGTCTCGACATGATGACCAGAACTTGCACTGTTCAAGCAAATTTTGATTACTTTGATGAAAAAGATTTAATTAAAAAATTTGTCCTTTCTAATAGATTGCAACCTTTAGTAATGGCATTATTTTGCAATTCACCTTTTAGACAAGGTTCGCATAATTTTATTAAGAGTAATCGAATTCATACTTGGCAAGACACCGACAGCGAGAGATGTGGTATTAAAAAGGAATTTTTGGATCAGTCATTTAACATTGAAAAATATGTTGATTTTGCTCTAGAGATTAAAAATTATTTTTTAAAAATTAATGGCAAACATATTGATACAACTTCATATTCTTTTAATGACTTAGTTTCCAAAACACCAAAAGAGAAAAACATTAAAGAATATAATTTAACAATTAGTGATTGGATAAATCACCTTTCTACTATTTTTACTGAGGTTCGACTTAAGTCCTACTTAGAGGTAAGGGGTGCTGATGCAGGAAAGTGGGAGATGATATGCGCCTTACCTGCATTTTGGACAGGTATATTATATGATGAGCAGAATTTAGATGAGTTATGGGAAATAACTAATGAGTGGAGTAAAGAAGATATACTTCAACTTTACCAAGACGTGGCTAAGAATGGATTACAATGTTATTTCAATAATCAAGCCCTTCATGAATTAGGCAAAATGATTTTAGATATTTCAACTAGCGGTTTGCAAAGAAGAGGTTATCTCAATTCTGAAGGTCAGGATGAAAGCATACATCTTAAAAAATTGAAAAATATTATTGAAGATCAAAAAACACCCGCAGATATTTTAATTGATGAATATAATCTTTCAAAAGATGTTATTGGTATTTTGAATAAGCCTTATTATTAAAATGATTAAAAAATTTTTATTTCAAATGGATGATCCTACAAAAATCAATATTAAAGAAGACTCTACGTATATGCTGATAAAAGAGTCTCTTTCTAGGGGTATTCGATGTTTTTATAATTCTCCAAGTTGGGTATATGCATCTTTGAATAAATATAATCAAATTAAATCTAGCAACTTAGAGTTGTCTTTAACTAAGAGTGGAAAACTCACTTATAAAAGTAAAAAATCTAAAGATACAAATCTTGAAAAATTTAATGCAATTTTTATCCGACAAGATCCTCCATTCAACATGGAATACATTTCTAATACATATTTACTCAGTCAACTTCAAAACCCTGTTTTGATTAATGATCCTAGTGAAGTTCGAAATTTTCCTGAAAAACACATAATGATGAACTTTCCTGAATTAACACCACCCACTTTGATTTCTTCTCATATCCCCTCCATATTGGCTTTTATTAGATTACATAAG
The window above is part of the alpha proteobacterium HIMB59 genome. Proteins encoded here:
- a CDS encoding glutamate-cysteine ligase family 2 protein (PFAM: Glutamate-cysteine ligase family 2(GCS2)~TIGRFAM: glutamate--cysteine ligase, plant type) — its product is MLQKSDLINYFYSSFTSPEAKGIGTEHEKFIFHCKDKKRIEFDGSISIQNLFQFLIEKGWQKGEYNAFNQLISLSKNGASVTLEPGCQLELSGKILKNVHQTCTETYEHLHELQEYAKLNNLCIIGLGFDPISKREDIEFIPKDRYRIMREYMPKVGSRGLDMMTRTCTVQANFDYFDEKDLIKKFVLSNRLQPLVMALFCNSPFRQGSHNFIKSNRIHTWQDTDSERCGIKKEFLDQSFNIEKYVDFALEIKNYFLKINGKHIDTTSYSFNDLVSKTPKEKNIKEYNLTISDWINHLSTIFTEVRLKSYLEVRGADAGKWEMICALPAFWTGILYDEQNLDELWEITNEWSKEDILQLYQDVAKNGLQCYFNNQALHELGKMILDISTSGLQRRGYLNSEGQDESIHLKKLKNIIEDQKTPADILIDEYNLSKDVIGILNKPYY